Proteins co-encoded in one Megalops cyprinoides isolate fMegCyp1 chromosome 1, fMegCyp1.pri, whole genome shotgun sequence genomic window:
- the zgc:194990 gene encoding butyrophilin subfamily 3 member A1 isoform X3 yields MMKECLQFLIEPAKNLKIRLKESRKRVRNEKKQPLVENQLFIMELARELNRMCQRSNVLGHIWTCEDIWPPLLCRAFILEWGSVLESKERPMQTDGWPGMRDWKRQLLGVLVQGSEQDVETSKRIILDWTREQHAVWPGEPVVLMLDDLETQWRKGRMPNLLSAMELVMWAMLTEGQDKETIPQQWLARKQRCQNIDATGYIPHTVWNWICDAAVEVTLDPDTANPDLVISHDDKRMRCGFERKDVPNYHQRFDGWWCAVAVEGFTSGRHYWEVEVGERDWRLGVAKESALRKGYKSLNTQTGYLTLRLERGTELKALTVPFTPLPQALIPRKVGVYLDYEEGQLSFYNVEKRSHIYTYCETFTEKLYPLFGTVEIIKDLVIRSAGTRDHCFCRGPCLWG; encoded by the exons ATGATGAAGGAGTGCCTACAGTTCCTCATCGAGCCTGCAAAGAACCTCAAAATACGGCTCAAG GAGTCTCGTAAGAGGGTCAGGAATGAGAAGAAACAGCCTCTTGTGGAGAATCAGCTGTTCATTATGGAGCTGGCAAGGGAGCTCAACCGGATGTGCCAG aGATCGAACGTTCTCGGCCACATATGGACCTGCGAGGACATCTGGCCCCCGCTGCTGTGCCGTGCTTTCATCCTGGAGTGGGGCTCCGTGCTGGAGAGCAAG GAAAGGCCCATGCAGACGGACGGCTGGCCAGGGATGCGTGACTGGAAACGGCAGCTGCTGGGGGTGCTGGTGCAGGGGAGCGAGCAGGACGTAGAGACCTCTAAGAGGATCATATTGGACTGGACCAGAGAG CAGCACGCCGTGTGGCCCGGGGAGCCTGTGGTGCTGATGCTGGACGACCTGGAGACACAGTGGCGGAAGGGCCGGATGCCCAACCTGCTGTCCGCCATGGAGCTGGTTATGTGGGCGATGCTGACAGAAGGCCAGGACAAG GAAACCATCCCCCAGCAGTGGCTCGCCAGGAAGCAGAGGTGTCAGAACATTG ATGCTACCGGATACATTCCACACACAG tatgGAACTGGATCTGTGATGCTGCAG TGGAGGTGACCCTTGACCCAGACACAGCCAACCCCGACCTGGTGATCTCTCACGATGACAAGAGGATGCGGTGCGGCTTCGAGAGGAAGGACGTGCCTAACTACCACCAGCGCTTCGACGGGTGGTGGTGCGCGGTGGCTGTGGAGGGCTTCACCTCCGGCCGGCACTactgggaggtggaggtgggcgAGAGGGACTGGCGCCTGGGAGTGGCCAAGGAGTCGGCTCTGAGGAAGGGCTACAAGTCCCTGAACACGCAGACGGGGTACCTGACCCTGCGGCTGGAGAGGGGTACCGAGCTGAAGGCCCTCACCGTGCCCTTCACACCTCTGCCCCAGGCTCTCATTCCCCGCAAGGTCGGCGTGTACCTCGACTACGAGGAGGGCCAGCTCTCCTTCTACAACGTGGAGAAGCGCTCGCACATCTACACCTACTGCGAGACCTTCACAGAGAAACTCTACCCGCTCTTTGGCACCGTGGAGATCATCAAGGACCTGGTCATCAGGTCCGCAGGGACAAGAGACCACTGCTTTTGCCGTGGTCCGTGTCTGTGGGGCTGA
- the zgc:194990 gene encoding butyrophilin subfamily 3 member A1 isoform X1, which yields MMKECLQFLIEPAKNLKIRLKESRKRVRNEKKQPLVENQLFIMELARELNRMCQRSNVLGHIWTCEDIWPPLLCRAFILEWGSVLESKERPMQTDGWPGMRDWKRQLLGVLVQGSEQDVETSKRIILDWTREVKNRPEQHAVWPGEPVVLMLDDLETQWRKGRMPNLLSAMELVMWAMLTEGQDKETIPQQWLARKQRCQNIDATGYIPHTVWNWICDAAVEVTLDPDTANPDLVISHDDKRMRCGFERKDVPNYHQRFDGWWCAVAVEGFTSGRHYWEVEVGERDWRLGVAKESALRKGYKSLNTQTGYLTLRLERGTELKALTVPFTPLPQALIPRKVGVYLDYEEGQLSFYNVEKRSHIYTYCETFTEKLYPLFGTVEIIKDLVIRSAGTRDHCFCRGPCLWG from the exons ATGATGAAGGAGTGCCTACAGTTCCTCATCGAGCCTGCAAAGAACCTCAAAATACGGCTCAAG GAGTCTCGTAAGAGGGTCAGGAATGAGAAGAAACAGCCTCTTGTGGAGAATCAGCTGTTCATTATGGAGCTGGCAAGGGAGCTCAACCGGATGTGCCAG aGATCGAACGTTCTCGGCCACATATGGACCTGCGAGGACATCTGGCCCCCGCTGCTGTGCCGTGCTTTCATCCTGGAGTGGGGCTCCGTGCTGGAGAGCAAG GAAAGGCCCATGCAGACGGACGGCTGGCCAGGGATGCGTGACTGGAAACGGCAGCTGCTGGGGGTGCTGGTGCAGGGGAGCGAGCAGGACGTAGAGACCTCTAAGAGGATCATATTGGACTGGACCAGAGAGGTGAAGAACAGGCCTGAG CAGCACGCCGTGTGGCCCGGGGAGCCTGTGGTGCTGATGCTGGACGACCTGGAGACACAGTGGCGGAAGGGCCGGATGCCCAACCTGCTGTCCGCCATGGAGCTGGTTATGTGGGCGATGCTGACAGAAGGCCAGGACAAG GAAACCATCCCCCAGCAGTGGCTCGCCAGGAAGCAGAGGTGTCAGAACATTG ATGCTACCGGATACATTCCACACACAG tatgGAACTGGATCTGTGATGCTGCAG TGGAGGTGACCCTTGACCCAGACACAGCCAACCCCGACCTGGTGATCTCTCACGATGACAAGAGGATGCGGTGCGGCTTCGAGAGGAAGGACGTGCCTAACTACCACCAGCGCTTCGACGGGTGGTGGTGCGCGGTGGCTGTGGAGGGCTTCACCTCCGGCCGGCACTactgggaggtggaggtgggcgAGAGGGACTGGCGCCTGGGAGTGGCCAAGGAGTCGGCTCTGAGGAAGGGCTACAAGTCCCTGAACACGCAGACGGGGTACCTGACCCTGCGGCTGGAGAGGGGTACCGAGCTGAAGGCCCTCACCGTGCCCTTCACACCTCTGCCCCAGGCTCTCATTCCCCGCAAGGTCGGCGTGTACCTCGACTACGAGGAGGGCCAGCTCTCCTTCTACAACGTGGAGAAGCGCTCGCACATCTACACCTACTGCGAGACCTTCACAGAGAAACTCTACCCGCTCTTTGGCACCGTGGAGATCATCAAGGACCTGGTCATCAGGTCCGCAGGGACAAGAGACCACTGCTTTTGCCGTGGTCCGTGTCTGTGGGGCTGA
- the zgc:194990 gene encoding butyrophilin subfamily 3 member A1 isoform X2, which yields MMKECLQFLIEPAKNLKIRLKESRKRVRNEKKQPLVENQLFIMELARELNRMCQRSNVLGHIWTCEDIWPPLLCRAFILEWGSVLESKERPMQTDGWPGMRDWKRQLLGVLVQGSEQDVETSKRIILDWTREVKNRPEHAVWPGEPVVLMLDDLETQWRKGRMPNLLSAMELVMWAMLTEGQDKETIPQQWLARKQRCQNIDATGYIPHTVWNWICDAAVEVTLDPDTANPDLVISHDDKRMRCGFERKDVPNYHQRFDGWWCAVAVEGFTSGRHYWEVEVGERDWRLGVAKESALRKGYKSLNTQTGYLTLRLERGTELKALTVPFTPLPQALIPRKVGVYLDYEEGQLSFYNVEKRSHIYTYCETFTEKLYPLFGTVEIIKDLVIRSAGTRDHCFCRGPCLWG from the exons ATGATGAAGGAGTGCCTACAGTTCCTCATCGAGCCTGCAAAGAACCTCAAAATACGGCTCAAG GAGTCTCGTAAGAGGGTCAGGAATGAGAAGAAACAGCCTCTTGTGGAGAATCAGCTGTTCATTATGGAGCTGGCAAGGGAGCTCAACCGGATGTGCCAG aGATCGAACGTTCTCGGCCACATATGGACCTGCGAGGACATCTGGCCCCCGCTGCTGTGCCGTGCTTTCATCCTGGAGTGGGGCTCCGTGCTGGAGAGCAAG GAAAGGCCCATGCAGACGGACGGCTGGCCAGGGATGCGTGACTGGAAACGGCAGCTGCTGGGGGTGCTGGTGCAGGGGAGCGAGCAGGACGTAGAGACCTCTAAGAGGATCATATTGGACTGGACCAGAGAGGTGAAGAACAGGCCTGAG CACGCCGTGTGGCCCGGGGAGCCTGTGGTGCTGATGCTGGACGACCTGGAGACACAGTGGCGGAAGGGCCGGATGCCCAACCTGCTGTCCGCCATGGAGCTGGTTATGTGGGCGATGCTGACAGAAGGCCAGGACAAG GAAACCATCCCCCAGCAGTGGCTCGCCAGGAAGCAGAGGTGTCAGAACATTG ATGCTACCGGATACATTCCACACACAG tatgGAACTGGATCTGTGATGCTGCAG TGGAGGTGACCCTTGACCCAGACACAGCCAACCCCGACCTGGTGATCTCTCACGATGACAAGAGGATGCGGTGCGGCTTCGAGAGGAAGGACGTGCCTAACTACCACCAGCGCTTCGACGGGTGGTGGTGCGCGGTGGCTGTGGAGGGCTTCACCTCCGGCCGGCACTactgggaggtggaggtgggcgAGAGGGACTGGCGCCTGGGAGTGGCCAAGGAGTCGGCTCTGAGGAAGGGCTACAAGTCCCTGAACACGCAGACGGGGTACCTGACCCTGCGGCTGGAGAGGGGTACCGAGCTGAAGGCCCTCACCGTGCCCTTCACACCTCTGCCCCAGGCTCTCATTCCCCGCAAGGTCGGCGTGTACCTCGACTACGAGGAGGGCCAGCTCTCCTTCTACAACGTGGAGAAGCGCTCGCACATCTACACCTACTGCGAGACCTTCACAGAGAAACTCTACCCGCTCTTTGGCACCGTGGAGATCATCAAGGACCTGGTCATCAGGTCCGCAGGGACAAGAGACCACTGCTTTTGCCGTGGTCCGTGTCTGTGGGGCTGA
- the si:ch211-250n8.1 gene encoding uncharacterized protein si:ch211-250n8.1 produces the protein MSPKDPLLGTLKVCILGLQSDGATVTDSSPQLSSCCQLLELIFRKGLQQPVLGLVRRDYWHCIELLLQQDTCSGLSALSLAMEQTSTCRKLLTAQGRGRFFLRLALNRRILGSVVQHMLHTPKVLECYDPAVSIFRNEEFVEPFLSLLLVLSEMEFKLNIENCSFLDESWLLPVCEVYEAVPCRELGMVLRYLAGRVFVLDLLEGSQAQVDQCVQPGDVIDEINGISLRNASNGQAGVVLARLKGRPLSLRLLRWRGEDGAVYPPLIKLLRTLQQENPSLQLNSSTILKQRGCEGRQPGQSQCLKEGRIVYIVQYLGRANIGVYGGKEVLQQGIPLVLEKRHPSKTVLFDLKETHLTCTEKSTKQELFQHHYPEISCVGRYSQPDYTIFAFCVADCPETPESTGFCCVVLQAGSARECEDIVSRIAAGFKHTEWFV, from the exons ATGTCACCCAAAGACCCGCTGCTCGGCACGCTCAAAG TGTGCATCCTAGGCCTGCAGTCAGATGGGGCTACCGTGACCGACTCCAGCCCTCAGCTCTCCTCCTGCTGCCAGTTACTGGAGCTCATCTTTCGCAAGGGCCTGCAGC AGCCGGTCCTGGGGCTGGTGCGCCGGGACTACTGGCACTGCATcgagctgctcctccagcaggaCACCTGCAGCGG GCTGAGTGCTCTCTCTTTGGCAATGGAACAAACATCCACCTGTAGAAAGCTGTTGACGGCTCAGGGCAGGGGCCGCTTTTTCTTGAGGTTGGCGCTCAACCGGAGGATTTTGGGAAGTGTAGTCCAGCACATGTTGCACACACCCAAGGTGCTAGAG TGCTACGATCCTGCTGTTTCTATCTTCAGGAATGAAGAATTTGTAG AGCCATTCCTGTCCCTGTTGCTGGTCCTGTCAGAGATGGAGTTCAAACTTAATATTGAG AACTGCAGCTTCTTGGATGAGAGTTGGCTTCTACCG gtgtgtgaggtgtatgAGGCAGTGCCATGCCGGGAGCTGGGAATGGTGCTCAG GTACCTGGCTGGGCGTGTCTTTGTGTTGGACCTATTGGAGGGCAGCCAGGCACAGGTAGACCAGTGTGTGCAACCAGGTGATGTCATTGATGAGATCAACGGGATATCCCTGAGAAACGCTAGCAATGGACAG GCAGGTGTGGTGCTGGCCAGGTTGAAAGGTCGTCCGTTGTCCCTGCGCTTGCTGCGATGGAGAGGGGAGGATGGGGCAGTGTATCCACCCCTGATCAAACTCCTGCGGACCCTCCAGCAGGAGAATCCATCCCTGCAGCTAAACTCCAGCACAATCCTCAAACAGAGAGGCTGTGAGGGCCGGCAGCCAGGGCAGTCTCAATGCCTGAAGGAGGGCAG GATTGTGTACATAGTGCAGTACCTAGGAAGAGCAAACATTGGTGTG TACGGGGGGAAGGAGGTGCTACAGCAGGGCATTCCCCTGGTGCTGGAGAAGAGACACCCCAGTAAG ACAGTATTATTTGACCTGAAGGAAACTCACCTGACCTGCACTGAGAAATCAACCAAGCAA GAGCTGTTCCAACATCACTACCCAGAGATCTCCTGTGTGGGGAGGTACAGTCAGCCAGACTACACCATCTTTGCCTTCTGTGTGGC AGACTGCCCAGAGACCCCTGAATCGACTGGCTTCTGTTGTGTGGTGCTGCAGGCTGGCTCTGCCAGGGAGTGTGAAGATATTGTCAGTCGAATTG CTGCTGGTTTCAAGCACACGGAGTGGTTTGTGTGA
- the LOC118777557 gene encoding histone H3.3A, protein MARTKQTARKSTGGKAPRKQLATKAARKSAPSTGGVKKPHRYRPGTVALREIRRYQKSTELLIRKLPFQRLVREIAQDFKTDLRFQSAAIGALQEASEAYLVGLFEDTNLCAIHAKRVTIMPKDIQLARRIRGERA, encoded by the exons ATGGCACGTACTAAGCAGACGGCTCGTAAGTCTACCGGAGGAAAGGCGCCGAGGAAGCAGCTGGCCACCAAAGCTGCTAGGAAGAGTGCACCATCCACCGGTGGCGTGAAGAAGCCGCATCGTTACAG GCCTGGCACTGTCGCCCTGCGAGAGATCCGGCGTTATCAGAAGTCAACAGAACTTCTGATTCGCAAGCTCCCCTTCCAGAGGCTGGTGAGGGAAATTGCCCAGGACTTCAAGACCGACTTGCGTTTCCAGAGTGCTGCTATTGGGGCACTTCAG gAAGCCAGTGAGGCATACCTGGTGGGGCTTTTTGAGGACACCAACCTGTGTGCAATCCATGCCAAGAGGGTGACTATAATGCCCAAAGACATCCAGTTGGCTCGTAGGataagaggagagagagcctag
- the unk gene encoding RING finger protein unkempt homolog translates to MSKAPVQANSSSGATATAGPSSSSSSSSAGGSTSPANVLHVQPEKPQHYTYLKEFRTEQCPLFVQHKCTQHRPFACFHWHFLNQRRRRPVRRRDGTFNYSPDVYCTKYDEGTGTCPDGDECPFLHRTAGDTERRYHLRYYKTGSCIHETDSKGHCSKNGPHCAFAHGSHDLRCPVYDIREVQVMEAQAGPGAAEGGSGEGQSGLAASTALIEKILSEEPRWQDNNYVLSHYKTELCKKPPRLCRQGYACPYYHNSKDRRRSPHKHKYRALPCPAVKHSDEWGDPSKCESGEGCQYCHTRTEQQFHPEIYKSTKCNDMQQSGSCPRGPFCAFAHLDQPSISEDVQQSFPNPSSPLPSGSVAEDSGQGSPGSPQTCIGGGPFAPSGGICGAEQGLLGRVLCEESSSLDASLSPWAGEGGYGRAPGFEREDQAKQKTLSLEHRSREMAQMQSKQDLLVFLPVGSPLSMSSSVPSSLAATPPSPAPPGPSPGMNANALPFYPTSDTVESVVESALDDLDLNDFGVSALEKSLDSSTGVGSVGVMLGGSQLQSSAPVNIPGSFSSSGPFRSHSPSPPVRALPSPFLSTHLPQASQSEGSFLGPSHGSLGLNGMSSSIWEHFPPGQGSPGTPPALLSTGLCVEAARLKQEVEDANRVLKHWDHSWRQMAQSWAVLKADAEESRVLAARLAVEAERARQAEEEAQRLGSLLEEALESLRNGENPHLSLHQLQLLHRLPLEAICSLQAQLCTCLHTVEQAVFRKQRLCCVACGELGSVTLPCQHGLLCEGCAGSSECPVCAEHQQTLT, encoded by the exons atgtcGAAAGCGCCTGTACAGGCCAATTCTTCCTCGGGGGCAACAGCCACCGCTGgaccttcttcttcctcctcttcctcgtcgGCCGGCGGCTCGACGTCTCCCGCTAACGTACTGCACGTACAGCCCGAAAAACCGCAGCACTACAC GTACCTGAAGGAGTTCCGCACCGAGCAGTGCCCTCTCTTTGTGCAGCACAAGTGCACGCAGCACCGCCCCTTCGCCTGTTTCCACTGGCACTTCCTCAACCAGCGCCGCCGTCGACCCGTCCGGCGTCGCGACGGCACCTTCAACTACAGCCCAGACGTGTACTGCACCAAATACGACGAGGGCACGGGGACCTGCCCAGACGGGGACGA ATGCCCCTTCCTGCACCGCACGGCAGGGGACACTGAGCGGCGGTATCATCTCCGCTACTACAAGACGGGCTCATGTATCCACGAGACTGACAGCAAGGGCCACTGCAGCAAAAACGGCCCGCACTGTGCCTTTGCCCACGGCTCCCATGACCTGCGCTGTCCTGTCTATGACATCAG GGAGGTGCAGGTGATGGAGGCTCAGGCTGGCCCAGGGGCTGCggaggggggcagtggggaGGGGCAGTCCGGACTCGCAGCAAGCACTGCCCTCATTGAGAAGATATTGAGTGAGGAGCCACGCTGGCAAG ACAACAACTATGTGCTGTCCCATTATAAGACTGAGCTGTGCAAAAAGCCGCCACGTCTGTGTCGCCAAGGTTACGCCTGTCCCTACTACCACAACAGCAAGGACCGTCGTCGcagcccacacaaacacaagtatAG AGCCTTGCCCTGCCCTGCTGTGAAGCACAGTGACGAGTGGGGGGACCCTAGCAAGTGTGAGAGTGGGGAGGGCTGCCAGTACTGCCACACCCGCACTGAGCAGCAATTCCACCCAGAG ATCTACAAATCCACCAAGTGCAATGACATGCAACAGAGTGGCAGCTGCCCCAGGGGCCCTTTCTGTGCCTTTGCACATCTGGACC AGCCTAGCATTAGCGAGGACGTCCAGCAGTCGTTCCCAAACCCCAGCTCCCCCCTGCCGTCGGGGTCCGTTGCAGAGGACTCGGGGCAGGGGAGCCCCGGCAGCCCCCAGACCTGTATAGGAGGAGGGCCCTTTGCTCCCTCCGGTGGCATTTGTGGAGCAGAGCAGGGTCTGCTGGGAAGGGTGCTCTGTGAGGAGTCCTCTAGCCTAGATGCCTCCTTGTCGCCCTGGGCTGGAGAAGGTGGCTATGGGCGTGCTCCAGGGTTTGAGAGAGAGGACCAG GCAAAACAGAAGACACTCTCCTTAGAGCACCGGAGCAGGGAAATGGCTCAGATGCAGAGCAAGCAG GACCTGCTGGTATTCCTCCCTGTGGGCAGTCCTCTCAGCATGTCATCCAGTGTGCCCTCCAGCCTGGCTGCCACgccccccagccctgcccctcCCGGCCCCTCTCCGGGAATGAATGCCAACGCACTGCCCTTCTACCCCACTAGTGACACGGTCGAGTCTGTTGTGG AGTCTGCCCTAGATGACTTGGACCTGAACGACTTTGGCGTATCTGCACTGGAGAAGAGCCTGGACAGCAGCACAGGAGTGGGCAGTGTTGGAGTCATGCTGG GGGGAAGTCAGCTACAAAGCTCAGCACCAGTCAACATTCCGGgctccttcagcagctctgGGCCATTCCGCTCTCACTCACCGTCTCCACCAGTCAGAGCTCTcccttccccctttctttccacTCACCTGCCGcaggccagccaatcagagggcagCTTTTTGGGACCGTCGCACGGCTCTTTAG GGCTGAATGGCATGAGCAGCAGCATCTGGGAGCACTTCCCCCCTGGGCAGGGCTCGCCCGGGACGCCCCCGGCTCTGCTCTCCACGGGTCTGTGTGTGGAGGCGGCGCGGCTGaagcaggaggtggaggacgCCAACAGGGTGCTTAAGCACTGGGACCACAGCTGGAGGCAGATGGCCCAG TCGTGGGCGGTGCTGAAGGCGGACGCGGAGGAGTCGCGGGTCCTGGCGGCTCGGCTGGCCGTGGAGGCGGAGCGGGCGCGGCaggcggaggaggaggcgcAGCGGCTGGGGAGCCTGCTGGAGGAGGCGCTGGAGAGCCTGCGCAACGGAGAGAACCCCCACCTGTCGCTacaccagctgcagctgctgcaccGCCTGCCCCTGGAAGCGATCTGCAGCCTGCAGGCTCAGCTCTGCACCTGCCTGCACACCGTGGAGCAG